A window of the Gossypium hirsutum isolate 1008001.06 chromosome A05, Gossypium_hirsutum_v2.1, whole genome shotgun sequence genome harbors these coding sequences:
- the LOC107887031 gene encoding L10-interacting MYB domain-containing protein-like, protein MVKTRNFVEGDSSLATKAVWDNELTLIFCELCVNEVNAGNRPTTHLNSKGWENVIALFQAKTQKNYGKPQLKNKWDTLKKEWRLWRELLKESTGIGWCPLKKTVDATEEWWAKKIQENPDFKGFKKKGIEPRLNELMWQMFGGIVATGENAWAPSSGVLPRGVPMGDDAPNEGFGDSDEHSNENEGIPPDKVPSNPSHGIPNRRKETLGVVHGKGKKSSSSRKSSRNTLTTQIEKLCESMTSPRNSVNEIIFPHSQYTISNAMDALRALGDEIPKRDELYYFATKMFQIPVKREMFLNLDPDDRVWWLRREYAEQNLIASFSSLVATSPFPFQPYHQPPPPSAP, encoded by the exons atggtaaAGACACGAAATTTTGTGGAGGGAGATAGTAGCTTAGCAACAAAAGCTGTTTGGGACAATGAGTTGACGttgatattttgtgaactttgcGTAAATGAAGTCAATGCTGGCAATAGACCGACAACTCATCTAAACTCAAAGGGATGGGAAAATGTCATTGctctttttcaagcaaaaacacaaaaaaattatggaaaacctcaattgaaaaataagtgggATACATTAAAAAAGGAATGGAGGTTATGGAGGGAGTTGCTTAAGGAATCTACAGGTATTGGATGGTGTCCATTGAAAAAGACGGTCGATGCTACCGAAGAGTGGTGGGCTAAAAAAATACAG GAAAATcctgattttaaaggatttaagaagaaaggaattgaaccacgattgaatgagttaatgtgGCAAATGTTTGGTGGCATTGTAGCCACTGGAGAGAACGCATGGGCACCTTCGTCTGGTGTTCTTCCACGTGGGGTTCCTATGGGAGATGATGCACCTAATGAGGGATTTGGTGATTCAGATGAACATAGTAACGAGAATGAAGGTATTCCCCCTGATAAGGTACCATCAAACCCTTCTCATGGAATCCCTAATCGAAGAAAGGAAACACTTGGGGTTGTACACGGTAagggaaaaaaatcaagttcaagtagaaaatcatcaagaaatacattaactactcagattgagaaattgtgtgagaGTATGACTAGTCCAAGGAATTCAGTGAAcgaaattatttttcctcactctcaatatactatttcaaatgcaatggatgctttgcgtgctttgggagatgaaattccaaaaagagatgaactgtactattttgccaccaaaatgttccaaataccggtgaaacgagaaatgtttttgaacttagatccagatgatagggtttggtggcttcgacgtgagtatgctgaacaaaatctaattgcatcattttcatccttgGTAGCAACATCCCCATTTCCCTTCCAACCATACCATCAACCACCTCCACCATCAGCTCCTTAG
- the LOC107887028 gene encoding cytochrome P450 CYP82D47 gives MTDLLDLSTFGYAVVLGVTLLFLYSKLKKLSSGSGGKAAPVAAGAWPIISHLPLLGGPKAPHEMLGDLGEKYGPAYMIRIGVHPALVVNSSDVAKEIFTTNDLHVSSRSEFAAAKHLGYNYAMFGFSPYGQYWREMRKITMVEVLSNHRIDQLKKVFVSEIEGSMKLLYNTWAEKKDGFGKVLVEMKKHFSDLTLNVVLRTVAGRRYSVVAEEDQKEVLRYRKALRDFFHLTGLFMLGDAVPFLQWLDIGGYEKRMKITAKELDEISGGWLDDHRKGGHWDENKKEKDFMDVMNSVLKGASLAGYDADTINKATSLNMILAGSDTTTVTLVWCLSLMLNNPRILKKAQEELDTHISKDRFVNEIDIGKLVYIQAIIKETFRMYPPAPLSAPRELNESCSIGGYNIPKGTRLIINLHKTQRDPKKWPEPLKFKPERFLTTHKDVDVKGQHFELMPFGSGRRNCPGTSFALHMLYLTVSNFLHAFDFSVPSNGLIDLTGTVGLTNMKSTPLEVLVSPRLAPELYN, from the exons ATGACAGATCTTCTTGATCTTTCCACTTTTGGTTATGCAGTAGTGTTAGGCGTCACGCTACTGTTTTTGTACTCAAAACTCAAAAAGCTTAGCTCAGGAAGCGGCGGCAAAGCTGCACCCGTAGCAGCCGGTGCATGGCCAATAATTAGTCACCTCCCGCTATTAGGGGGACCCAAGGCCCCTCATGAAATGTTGGGAGacttgggtgagaaatatggacCAGCCTACATGATCCGGATCGGTGTTCATCCAGCCCTGGTGGTGAATTCGAGTGATGTTGCTAAGGAAATCTTCACCACCAATGATTTGCATGTTTCCTCCCGTTCCGAATTTGCCGCCGCTAAACACTTAGGTTACAACTATGCCATGTTCGGCTTCTCTCCTTACGGACAATATTGGCGTGAAATGCGCAAAATAACAATGGTGGAGGTGCTATCGAATCACAGGATCGATCAACTTAAGAAAGTTTTTGTATCGGAAATAGAAGGCTCAATGAAACTATTATATAATACTTGGGCTGAGAAAAAGGATGGCTTTGGTAAGGTGTTGGTTGAGATGAAGAAACACTTTTCGGACTTGACTTTGAATGTTGTTCTTAGGACGGTTGCTGGGAGGAGGTATAGTGTTGTTGCAGAGGAAGACCAAAAAGAGGTTTTGAGATATCGTAAGGCTTTACGGGATTTCTTTCACTTGACAGGGTTGTTTATGTTGGGAGATGCAGTCCCTTTCCTCCAATGGTTGGATATTGGTGGTTATGAGAAGCGGATGAAGATAACTGCTAAAGAGTTGGATGAAATTTCAGGGGGATGGCTAGATGACCACAGGAAGGGCGGACATtgggatgaaaataaaaaggagaaagaTTTCATGGATGTAATGAACTCTGTTCTTAAAGGTGCAAGCCTTGCAGGCTATGATGCCGACACCATCAACAAAGCCACTTCATTG AATATGATTTTAGCAGGCAGTGACACCACTACAGTTACCTTAGTATGGTGCTTGTCCCTAATGCTAAACAATCCTCGTATACTCAAAAAGGCTCAAGAAGAACTAGACACCCATATAAGCAAGGATAGGTTTGTGAATGAAATAGACATCGGCAAATTGGTTTACATCCAAGCCATAATTAAAGAGACTTTTAGAATGTATCCACCTGCACCCCTTTCAGCACCCCGTGAGCTCAATGAAAGTTGCTCCATTGGAGGCTATAACATCCCCAAAGGCACTCGGTTGATTATAAACCTTCACAAGACTCAAAGGGATCCTAAAAAATGGCCAGAACCATTGAAGTTTAAGCCAGAAAGGTTTCTCACTACCCACAAAGATGTGGATGTTAAGGGTCAGCATTTTGAATTGATGCCCTTTGGTAGTGGTAGGAGAAACTGTCCTGGAACATCGTTTGCACTCCATATGTTGTACTTGACCGTATCTAATTTCTTGCATGCCTTCGATTTCTCAGTACCATCCAATGGTTTGATTGACTTGACCGGCACTGTTGGATTGACCAACATGAAATCTACCCCGCTTGAAGTACTAGTCTCACCTCGCCTTGCTCCTGAGCTTTATAACTAA